A region from the Symphalangus syndactylus isolate Jambi chromosome 2, NHGRI_mSymSyn1-v2.1_pri, whole genome shotgun sequence genome encodes:
- the HHEX gene encoding hematopoietically-expressed homeobox protein HHEX, producing the protein MQYPHPGPAAGAVGVPLYAPTPLLQPAHPTPFYIEDILGRGPAAPTPTPTLPSPNSSFTSLVSPYRTPVYEPTPIHPAFSHHSAAALAAAYGPGGFGGPLYPFPRTVNDYTHALLRHDPLGKPLLWSPFLQRPLHKRKGGQVRFSNDQTIELEKKFETQKYLSPPERKRLAKMLQLSERQVKTWFQNRRAKWRRLKQENPQSNKKELESLDSSCDQRQDLPSEQNKGASLDSSQCSPSPASQEDLESEISEDSDQEVDIEGDKGYFNAG; encoded by the exons ATGCAGTATCCGCACCCCGGGCCGGCGGCGGGCGCCGTGGGGGTGCCGCTGTACGCGCCCACGCCGCTGCTGCAGCCCGCACACCCGACGCCCTTCTACATCGAGGACATCCTGGGCCGCGGGCCCGCCGCGCCCACGCCCACCCCTACGCTGCCGTCCCCCAACTCCTCCTTCACCAGCCTCGTGTCCCCCTACCGGACCCCGGTGTACGAGCCCACGCCGATCCACCCCGCCTTCTCGCACCACTCCGCCGCCGCTCTGGCCGCTGCCTACGGACCCGGCGGCTTCGGGGGCCCTCTGTACCCCTTCCCGCGGACGGTGAACGACTACACGCACGCCCTGCTCCGCCACGACCCCCTGG GCAAACCTCTACTCTGGAGCCCCTTCTTGCAGAGGCCTCTGCATAAAAGGAAAGGCGGCCAGGTGAGATTCTCCAACGACCAGACCATCGAGCTGGAGAAGAAATTCGAGACTCAGAAATATCTCTCTCCGCCCGAGAGGAAGCGTCTGGCCAAGATGCTGCAGCTCAGCGAGAGACAG GTCAAAACCTGGTTTCAGAATCGACGCGCTAAATGGAGGAGACTAAAACAG GAAAACCCtcaaagcaataaaaaagaactggAAAGTTTGGACAGTTCCTGTGATCAGAGGCAAGATTTGCCCAGTGAACAGAATAAAGGTGCTTCTTTGGATAGCTCTCAATGTTcgccctcccctgcctcccaggaaGACCTTGAATCAGAGATTTCAGAGGATTCTGATCAGGAAGTGGACATTGAGGGCGACAAAGGCTATTTTAATGCTGGATGA